A portion of the Stigmatella aurantiaca DW4/3-1 genome contains these proteins:
- a CDS encoding glycosyltransferase codes for MEAHVQTLAQAQAALGAQVEVLCINHSAEGEGFSHEFRGRSATREEWDGPVRVTRLGRWASVLRMDVLPALVPELVRALSRGVDILHVHTPNPTMVLALDALPWLPTVVVTHHSDVVRQRVAGTLFRPFELLLYTRARRVLATSEAYVGGSPLLRRFRRKVRALPLGVDLAPWLSPSAAALEAEARWRGQADAPLWVMVGRLVYYKGIFTALEALAKVPGRLLVVGVGPLEREGKVRARELGIEDRVTWAGYLSPEELAGAYRASTALWFPSNARSEAYGLSQVEAMASGRPVLNTAIPHSGVPWVSLHEQTGLTVPVGDAWALAKAAQRLLDEPGLAERLGRAARARAQAEFRHDVMAEHSLSLYAEALRSSSAAQRNRVSPRGNP; via the coding sequence ATGGAGGCCCACGTCCAGACGCTCGCGCAAGCCCAGGCGGCGCTGGGCGCCCAGGTGGAGGTGCTGTGCATCAACCACTCGGCCGAGGGCGAGGGCTTCAGCCACGAGTTCCGGGGCCGCAGCGCGACCCGCGAGGAGTGGGACGGGCCGGTGCGCGTGACGCGCCTGGGGCGGTGGGCCTCGGTGCTGCGCATGGACGTCCTGCCGGCGCTGGTGCCCGAGTTGGTGCGGGCGCTGTCTCGTGGGGTGGACATCCTCCACGTGCACACGCCCAACCCCACCATGGTGCTGGCGCTGGATGCGCTGCCCTGGCTGCCCACGGTGGTTGTCACCCACCACAGCGACGTCGTCCGCCAGCGGGTGGCGGGCACCCTGTTCCGCCCGTTCGAACTGCTGCTGTACACGCGGGCCCGCCGGGTGCTGGCCACCAGCGAGGCCTATGTGGGGGGCTCGCCCCTGCTGCGGCGCTTCCGCCGCAAGGTGCGCGCGCTGCCGCTGGGCGTCGACCTGGCGCCCTGGCTGTCGCCCTCGGCCGCGGCGCTGGAGGCCGAGGCACGCTGGCGGGGCCAGGCGGACGCCCCGCTCTGGGTGATGGTGGGCCGGCTCGTCTATTACAAGGGGATCTTCACCGCGCTCGAGGCGCTGGCGAAGGTGCCGGGCCGGCTGCTGGTGGTGGGCGTGGGGCCGCTGGAGCGGGAGGGCAAGGTGCGGGCGCGGGAGCTGGGCATCGAGGACCGGGTGACGTGGGCCGGTTACCTGTCCCCGGAGGAACTGGCCGGGGCCTACCGGGCCTCCACGGCGCTCTGGTTTCCGAGCAACGCGCGCAGCGAGGCATACGGGCTGTCGCAGGTCGAGGCCATGGCGAGTGGCCGGCCCGTTCTCAACACCGCCATTCCCCATTCGGGGGTGCCGTGGGTGAGTCTCCACGAGCAGACGGGGCTCACCGTGCCGGTGGGAGACGCCTGGGCCCTGGCGAAGGCGGCCCAGCGGCTGCTGGATGAGCCCGGGTTGGCCGAGCGCTTGGGGCGCGCCGCGCGGGCGCGGGCCCAGGCCGAATTCCGGCACGACGTGATGGCCGAGCACAGCCTGTCCCTCTACGCCGAGGCCCTGCGGAGTTCCTCCGCGGCCCAGCGGAACCGGGTCTCTCCGAGGGGAAACCCTTGA
- a CDS encoding GumC family protein — translation MRFVRAFWRRKWIVLGVAVLITGGASMQALRQPKVYAASTSLIIDVTAPRILDGEVKEVMGEERSNYWFNKEYYTTQNEIITSRAVSLRVVDKLGLQHDANFLGLSHLKDEKERSQAMQGADAAGLLQSRIRVQPVRDSRVVTVSVEDLEPQRAALLANEVAQAYMAENQALKLRTTESATVWLEERRAELEQSSKASELALYDFKKESDVLSTSLEDRMSIVSDRINSYNLALTEVRTRIAGLQGRVESIRHLRKSSQAGDMTWAEAVPGADDTALQEFKRSFIEQRVACVELAERYLPEHPKMLECERKLAVVKEDFVRSLNNVVRKAEAELAEAEAKEKNLVRLLAVTKDEAFEVGKKEIEFDRLRREADNNRRLYELVLKRLKDIELSGLLRTSNVRVLDPARPQFMPIKPNVRRSVMMAMALGLLVGVGVVVLLEFLESSISSQVDVEQKLGLAFLGFVPRVEGKGENPGERDLYVHRQPKSSVAECCRAIRTNLLFMSPDKPFKTLVVTSSGQQEGKSTSCIFLGVAMAQSGNRVLLMDTDMRRPRLHKAFGVPNDVGISSLVVGEGSLDRAVKSTEVPNLFVLPCGPIPPNPAELLHTQAFADLLKTVSGKFDRILLDSPPLNAVSDSAVLATQVDGVVLVLRAGKTHQDAARRALRSLADVQAQIYGAILNDLESTDGRYKESYLYPGDYGQREEVKDRVASS, via the coding sequence ATGCGCTTCGTGCGCGCGTTCTGGCGCCGCAAGTGGATCGTCCTCGGGGTCGCCGTGCTCATCACCGGGGGCGCCTCCATGCAGGCGCTGCGCCAGCCCAAGGTATATGCCGCCAGCACCTCGCTCATCATCGACGTCACCGCCCCGCGCATTCTGGATGGCGAGGTGAAGGAGGTGATGGGCGAGGAGCGCAGCAACTACTGGTTCAACAAGGAGTACTACACCACCCAGAACGAGATCATCACCTCGCGCGCGGTGTCCTTGCGGGTGGTGGACAAGCTGGGGCTGCAACACGACGCGAACTTCCTGGGGCTGTCGCACCTCAAGGACGAGAAGGAGCGCAGCCAGGCGATGCAGGGCGCGGACGCGGCCGGGCTGCTCCAGTCGCGCATCCGGGTGCAGCCGGTGCGGGACTCGCGCGTGGTGACGGTCTCCGTGGAGGATCTGGAGCCCCAGCGGGCCGCGCTGCTCGCCAACGAGGTGGCCCAGGCCTACATGGCGGAGAACCAGGCCCTGAAGCTGCGCACCACCGAGAGCGCGACCGTGTGGCTGGAAGAGCGCCGGGCGGAGCTGGAGCAAAGCTCCAAGGCGAGCGAGCTGGCGCTGTATGACTTCAAGAAGGAGTCGGACGTGCTGTCCACCTCGCTGGAGGACCGGATGAGCATCGTCAGCGACCGCATCAACAGCTACAACCTGGCGCTGACGGAGGTGCGCACGCGCATCGCGGGGCTCCAGGGGCGCGTGGAGTCCATCCGGCACCTGCGCAAGTCCTCCCAGGCGGGGGACATGACGTGGGCGGAGGCGGTGCCCGGCGCGGACGACACGGCGCTTCAGGAGTTCAAGCGCAGCTTTATCGAGCAGCGCGTGGCGTGCGTGGAGCTGGCCGAGCGGTACCTGCCCGAGCACCCGAAGATGCTCGAGTGCGAGCGCAAGCTGGCGGTGGTGAAAGAGGACTTCGTGCGCAGCCTCAACAACGTGGTGCGCAAGGCGGAGGCGGAGCTGGCGGAGGCGGAGGCCAAGGAGAAGAACCTCGTGCGCCTGCTGGCCGTCACCAAGGACGAGGCGTTCGAGGTGGGCAAGAAGGAGATCGAATTCGACCGCCTGCGCCGCGAGGCCGACAACAACCGCCGCCTGTACGAGCTGGTGCTCAAGCGCCTCAAGGACATCGAGCTGTCGGGGCTCTTGCGCACCAGCAACGTGCGCGTGCTGGATCCGGCCCGGCCGCAGTTCATGCCCATCAAGCCCAACGTGCGGCGCAGCGTGATGATGGCGATGGCGCTGGGGCTGCTGGTGGGCGTGGGGGTGGTGGTGCTCCTGGAGTTCCTGGAGAGCAGCATCTCGTCCCAGGTGGATGTGGAGCAGAAGCTGGGGCTGGCGTTCCTGGGCTTCGTGCCGCGCGTGGAGGGCAAGGGCGAGAACCCGGGCGAGCGGGACTTGTACGTCCACCGCCAGCCCAAGTCCTCCGTGGCGGAGTGCTGCCGGGCGATCCGGACGAACCTGCTGTTCATGTCCCCGGACAAGCCCTTCAAGACCCTGGTCGTCACCTCCAGCGGGCAGCAGGAGGGCAAGTCCACGAGTTGCATCTTCTTGGGCGTGGCCATGGCCCAGAGTGGCAACCGGGTGCTCCTGATGGACACGGACATGCGGCGGCCGAGGCTGCACAAGGCCTTCGGTGTCCCCAACGATGTGGGCATCAGCTCGCTGGTGGTGGGCGAGGGCTCGCTGGACCGGGCGGTGAAGAGCACCGAGGTGCCCAACCTCTTCGTGTTGCCCTGTGGCCCCATTCCCCCCAATCCGGCGGAGCTGTTGCACACCCAGGCGTTCGCCGACCTGCTGAAGACGGTCAGCGGGAAGTTCGATCGCATCCTCCTCGACAGCCCCCCGCTCAACGCCGTGTCGGATTCGGCGGTGCTGGCCACGCAGGTGGACGGCGTGGTGCTGGTGCTGCGCGCGGGCAAGACGCATCAAGATGCGGCCCGGCGCGCGCTGCGCTCGCTGGCGGATGTGCAGGCGCAGATCTACGGCGCCATCCTCAATGATCTGGAGTCGACGGATGGCCGGTACAAGGAATCGTACCTCTACCCGGGCGACTACGGTCAGCGCGAGGAGGTGAAAGACCGGGTGGCCTCGTCGTGA
- a CDS encoding bifunctional glycosyltransferase/class I SAM-dependent methyltransferase, with the protein MTAPLSVILPYTPATAPAAARFAHALAGAHEVVLAGDGAVAVTPGPRLHVLSGWVGKGAAIRAALAKVTGAVTVLQDPDEAYSLAAYEALCRPIHEDTADGVFGRRSLPGLRPELLADRALGGFTRFVTDTSLEDPLTGARAFRTEALRSVTLTSDDDAVDAELVVKLAAQLYRLAEVPLPMSAAPRRPLASHLSRLRTLVRYATVRDDADNQHEGYTSLERMDGANNYNAWLGRRFREHLGQRVLEIGAGIGTITRELEAGRELLIALEVDRFYVDRLKNLFRGKPHVRPYLSDVALADWESLQAERLDTIVLSNVLEHIPDDAAAVRRFRQILPVGGKVVILVPALPQLFGSMDEAVGHYRRYTPQALREVLEAGGFTVDTLEWMNLVGIPGWFVNSRLLRRRAMPKFQLKLYDRLAPMLAQTERHVKLPVGMSLFAVARVTEEAG; encoded by the coding sequence GTGACTGCGCCCCTCTCCGTCATCTTGCCCTACACGCCCGCCACGGCACCCGCGGCGGCCCGTTTCGCCCATGCCCTGGCAGGCGCGCACGAAGTGGTCCTCGCCGGAGATGGGGCGGTCGCGGTGACGCCGGGCCCCCGGCTTCATGTGCTGTCTGGGTGGGTGGGCAAGGGGGCGGCCATCCGGGCGGCGCTGGCCAAGGTGACGGGCGCGGTGACGGTGCTTCAGGATCCGGACGAGGCCTACAGCCTGGCGGCCTACGAGGCGCTTTGCCGCCCCATCCATGAAGACACGGCGGATGGGGTCTTTGGCCGCCGCAGCCTGCCGGGCTTGAGGCCCGAGCTGCTGGCCGACCGGGCGCTGGGAGGCTTCACCCGGTTCGTCACGGACACATCGCTGGAGGATCCGCTCACGGGGGCCCGGGCGTTCCGAACGGAGGCGCTGCGCTCGGTCACCCTGACCAGTGACGACGACGCGGTGGACGCGGAGCTGGTGGTGAAGCTCGCCGCGCAGCTCTACCGGTTGGCCGAGGTGCCGCTGCCCATGAGCGCCGCGCCCCGCCGCCCGCTGGCCTCGCACCTGTCCCGGCTGCGGACGCTGGTGCGCTACGCCACGGTCCGCGACGACGCGGACAACCAGCACGAGGGCTACACCTCGCTGGAGCGCATGGACGGCGCCAACAACTACAACGCCTGGTTGGGCCGCCGGTTTCGCGAGCACCTGGGCCAGCGCGTGCTGGAGATCGGCGCCGGCATCGGCACCATTACCCGCGAGTTGGAAGCGGGGCGGGAGCTGCTCATCGCGCTCGAGGTGGACCGCTTCTATGTGGACCGGCTGAAGAACCTGTTCCGCGGCAAGCCCCACGTGCGGCCGTACCTGTCGGACGTGGCGCTCGCCGATTGGGAGTCGCTCCAGGCCGAGCGGCTCGACACCATCGTCCTGTCCAACGTGCTGGAGCACATCCCCGACGACGCGGCGGCGGTGCGCCGCTTCCGGCAGATCCTCCCCGTGGGGGGCAAGGTGGTCATCCTGGTGCCCGCCCTGCCCCAGCTCTTCGGCTCGATGGACGAGGCAGTGGGCCACTACCGGCGCTACACGCCCCAGGCCTTGCGCGAGGTGCTGGAGGCGGGGGGCTTCACGGTGGACACGCTGGAGTGGATGAACCTGGTGGGCATCCCGGGCTGGTTCGTGAACAGCCGCCTGCTGCGCCGGCGCGCGATGCCCAAGTTCCAGCTCAAGCTGTACGACCGGCTGGCGCCGATGCTCGCGCAGACAGAGCGGCACGTGAAGCTGCCGGTGGGAATGAGCCTGTTCGCCGTGGCCCGCGTCACGGAAGAGGCCGGCTGA